Proteins from a single region of Desulfobacterales bacterium:
- a CDS encoding 2-oxoacid:acceptor oxidoreductase family protein, which yields MTQTRIVFSGSGGQGVITAALILAEAAVLFENLNAVQSQDYSSEVRGGATRSDVIISNTDIYFPKVIQPNVLVCLTQGAYIKFRSLIRPGGLLLTDSRFVTVEKKVDARQMQLPLWETVMKTIGNPIVLNICMLGAVVGLTKLVRPASVEKVLEKRLAAGVIDMNKKALSLGVALGEK from the coding sequence ATGACCCAAACCCGAATCGTTTTTTCAGGCTCTGGTGGCCAAGGCGTTATCACCGCAGCGCTAATACTGGCGGAAGCCGCAGTATTATTTGAAAATTTAAACGCCGTTCAGTCGCAGGATTATAGTTCGGAGGTCAGGGGAGGCGCCACGCGCAGCGATGTTATCATCTCAAATACGGACATTTATTTCCCCAAGGTGATTCAGCCCAATGTTCTGGTGTGTCTGACGCAAGGCGCCTACATTAAATTCAGATCCCTGATTCGGCCAGGGGGTCTTTTGCTGACGGACAGCCGGTTTGTCACTGTTGAAAAAAAGGTGGACGCCCGCCAAATGCAACTTCCCCTGTGGGAAACCGTTATGAAGACGATCGGAAATCCGATCGTCCTGAATATCTGCATGTTGGGCGCGGTAGTGGGCCTGACGAAATTGGTTCGTCCCGCATCCGTTGAAAAAGTTCTTGAGAAACGGCTGGCGGCGGGAGTCATCGACATGAACAAAAAGGCCTTGTCGTTAGGGGTCGCATTGGGAGAGAAATAG
- a CDS encoding 2-oxoacid:acceptor oxidoreductase subunit alpha, producing MNDNLKFIQGNEACVEGALYAGLEFFAGYPITPSTEIAEHLSYRLPARGGIFIQMEDEIASMCAIIGASLAGRKVMTATSSPGFSLMQEAIGYAIMTEIPSVIVNVQRGGPSTGNPTHVAQGDVNQARWGTHGDHALVALTASTHQDVFLMTVEAFNIAETYRTPVILLLDEVIGHMRETLRVPDPGDIPLVERLRTSVKEGVDYHPYLPREDGRLPMSDFGGVHRYNVTGLFHDMWGFPSSNPKVVHGLVRHLVDKINQNTYQLARYKEFDLADARTIIISYGSAARSALHVVKKARIKGDRIGLLELQTLWPFPAHIVQERCAQARFILVVEMNMGQITESVRAAVDCPERVFLANRVDGELITPSNIVDFLHIIQGRGV from the coding sequence ATGAACGATAATCTAAAATTCATTCAGGGCAACGAGGCTTGCGTGGAAGGCGCCCTATATGCCGGCTTGGAGTTTTTTGCCGGTTACCCCATTACCCCTTCCACCGAAATCGCCGAGCACCTGTCCTACCGGTTGCCCGCTCGGGGCGGCATATTTATTCAGATGGAAGATGAGATCGCTTCCATGTGCGCCATTATCGGCGCTTCGCTGGCGGGTCGGAAAGTGATGACCGCCACCAGCAGCCCCGGCTTTTCATTGATGCAGGAAGCCATCGGATATGCGATCATGACAGAAATTCCCAGCGTCATCGTGAATGTTCAGCGCGGGGGGCCTTCCACGGGAAACCCCACCCATGTTGCCCAGGGCGATGTGAACCAGGCCCGATGGGGAACGCACGGGGATCATGCCTTAGTGGCACTGACCGCCTCCACGCATCAGGATGTGTTTCTCATGACGGTGGAAGCCTTTAATATCGCGGAGACCTATCGCACGCCGGTTATTCTGTTACTGGACGAGGTGATCGGGCATATGCGGGAAACCCTTCGCGTTCCGGACCCGGGCGATATTCCCCTGGTGGAACGGTTGCGGACCTCTGTTAAGGAAGGCGTCGATTACCATCCGTATCTGCCCAGGGAGGACGGCCGGCTGCCAATGAGTGATTTCGGCGGGGTTCACCGGTATAATGTGACGGGACTCTTTCACGATATGTGGGGCTTTCCTTCCAGCAATCCAAAGGTCGTTCATGGGCTGGTGCGCCATCTGGTCGATAAAATCAATCAAAACACCTATCAGCTTGCCCGGTACAAAGAATTTGACTTGGCGGATGCCCGAACCATCATAATCTCCTATGGCTCTGCAGCTCGATCCGCATTGCATGTTGTTAAAAAGGCCCGTATCAAGGGCGATCGCATCGGACTTCTGGAATTGCAAACCCTGTGGCCATTTCCCGCACACATTGTTCAGGAACGATGCGCCCAAGCGCGCTTCATTTTGGTGGTGGAAATGAATATGGGCCAGATCACCGAGTCCGTTCGTGCAGCCGTGGATTGTCCCGAGCGTGTTTTTCTGGCCAACCGGGTGGATGGGGAGCTGATAACGCCTAGCAATATTGTAGATTTTCTGCATATCATACAGGGGCGGGGGGTATAA
- a CDS encoding cold shock domain-containing protein encodes MHIVVIRLRLLKEGDRVTFDIETGGKKPSAKNVTVI; translated from the coding sequence ATGCATATTGTTGTAATAAGACTCCGGTTGCTGAAAGAAGGAGACCGTGTAACTTTTGATATCGAAACGGGAGGGAAAAAGCCTTCCGCAAAAAATGTCACGGTTATTTGA
- a CDS encoding Hsp20/alpha crystallin family protein, producing MIYRTAFGLPSWNFRSAFDELNRMRRQMDRLFEGIPDRSLSGYSGSVFPAMNLTEDKDYYIIRAELPGIASSELNIEATGRNLSITGERKIPAPEEGAKYHRREREAGRFARAISLPGEIDAAKVEASLKNGILTVKLPKAAASKPRQITIN from the coding sequence ATGATATACAGAACTGCTTTCGGGCTTCCGAGCTGGAATTTCAGAAGCGCCTTTGACGAATTAAATCGAATGAGAAGACAAATGGATAGACTATTTGAAGGGATTCCGGACAGATCGCTTTCCGGCTATTCAGGCAGTGTGTTTCCGGCCATGAACCTCACCGAAGACAAAGACTATTATATCATTCGGGCGGAGTTGCCGGGCATTGCATCCAGCGAACTGAATATTGAAGCCACCGGAAGAAATCTTTCCATTACCGGAGAGCGCAAAATTCCGGCTCCCGAAGAAGGCGCCAAATACCATCGCCGGGAGCGTGAAGCCGGCCGGTTCGCGCGGGCCATCAGTCTGCCAGGAGAAATTGATGCGGCAAAGGTCGAGGCTTCCTTGAAAAACGGTATCCTCACGGTGAAATTACCAAAGGCGGCCGCTTCGAAACCACGACAGATCACAATCAATTAA
- the arcC gene encoding carbamate kinase, with the protein MKNLPILLIALGGNALIKKGQVGTAEEQLENLIHPMKQIALLAGKYNIVITHGNGPQVGNLLLQQEACSRVPRMPLEIIGAMTQGQIGYMIESSLDTALMEEGIEDKYFVTLITYVVVDENDPQLKHPSKPIGPIYTCEEAERLPYTMKETDKGFRRVVASPGPVTIVEHREIKKLIHEGFIVICCGGGGIPVVRKGRRFSGIEAVIDKDLASFVLARDIVADIFIIATDVPGAVLYRGTPKEKRLGKISLAEMKRHMAEGHFPAGSMGPKVEALVRFVEATGNRGVICDLADIVGAAAGTAGTEIIL; encoded by the coding sequence ATGAAAAATTTGCCGATATTATTGATCGCGCTGGGGGGCAATGCGCTGATAAAAAAAGGGCAGGTCGGTACGGCTGAGGAACAACTGGAAAACCTCATTCATCCCATGAAACAAATCGCTCTGTTGGCCGGAAAATACAACATCGTCATCACACATGGAAACGGCCCCCAGGTCGGCAACTTGTTGTTGCAGCAAGAGGCCTGCTCCCGGGTTCCCAGAATGCCGCTGGAGATTATCGGCGCCATGACCCAGGGGCAAATCGGGTATATGATCGAATCCAGTCTAGATACGGCGTTAATGGAAGAGGGTATTGAAGATAAGTATTTTGTCACCCTGATCACCTATGTGGTGGTGGATGAAAATGATCCCCAACTGAAACACCCTTCCAAGCCCATCGGCCCGATTTATACCTGTGAGGAAGCGGAACGCCTACCCTATACCATGAAAGAAACCGATAAGGGGTTTCGCCGGGTTGTGGCTTCCCCAGGCCCCGTCACGATTGTGGAACATCGGGAAATCAAGAAATTGATTCATGAGGGGTTTATCGTCATCTGTTGCGGCGGCGGCGGTATTCCGGTCGTAAGAAAAGGGCGCAGATTTTCAGGGATCGAAGCAGTGATCGATAAGGATTTGGCCTCCTTCGTTCTCGCCAGGGATATTGTCGCCGATATTTTCATTATTGCTACGGATGTCCCCGGCGCAGTCCTATACAGGGGAACGCCAAAAGAAAAACGGCTTGGCAAGATTTCTTTGGCGGAAATGAAACGGCATATGGCCGAAGGGCATTTTCCGGCCGGATCCATGGGGCCGAAAGTGGAGGCGCTGGTTCGGTTTGTTGAAGCCACCGGTAACCGCGGGGTAATCTGCGATCTGGCGGACATCGTCGGCGCTGCGGCCGGCACGGCCGGCACGGAAATAATCCTTTAA
- a CDS encoding lactate racemase domain-containing protein, translating into MRYPDFIEKPYRFPSFFHVRVQRPKDQINDIPAAMEAQMRAVIPHSGIKAGDRVALAVGSRGIYRLSDMVKSMCDQLKAIGARPFIIPAMGSHGGATAEGQQKVLETLGVTPAAIGAPVISSMETVQIGTVMNDVPVYFSKEAAEMDHTLCINRIKPHTKFKAPMESGLVKMLCVGLGKHQGAITWHHYALKYGFYELLCAMGEAIVINSNVRFGIGVVENAYDQPLIIEAVPALNMWGREKALLAIAKNHFPRLPIREVDALIVEHIGKDISGAGMDPNVTGRSLDLKESDFSQDFNAMRIAILNLTVNTDGNAIGLGHADFITEKVFAHLDYEKTVLNALTSNSIRKAFIPVRLPTDEKAIQACFSTLGPIPPEAVRAVIIQNTRQVFDFWASSALRPELESLSTIRLSKDFFLRWDADGNLILPPLA; encoded by the coding sequence ATGCGATATCCTGATTTTATTGAAAAACCATATCGTTTCCCCTCTTTTTTTCATGTCCGCGTACAGCGCCCGAAAGACCAGATCAACGACATTCCCGCCGCCATGGAAGCACAAATGCGTGCTGTAATACCCCACAGCGGCATTAAGGCCGGTGACCGGGTAGCGTTGGCCGTGGGAAGCCGGGGCATTTACCGGCTCTCCGACATGGTCAAAAGTATGTGTGATCAGCTAAAAGCGATCGGGGCCAGGCCCTTCATCATTCCGGCCATGGGAAGCCACGGGGGCGCCACTGCCGAAGGCCAGCAAAAAGTGCTCGAAACCCTGGGCGTTACGCCTGCTGCTATCGGCGCACCGGTGATCTCAAGCATGGAAACGGTGCAAATCGGCACCGTCATGAACGATGTTCCGGTGTATTTTTCAAAAGAAGCGGCGGAAATGGATCACACGTTGTGCATCAACCGCATCAAGCCCCACACGAAATTCAAGGCCCCAATGGAAAGCGGCTTGGTTAAGATGCTTTGCGTCGGTTTGGGCAAGCATCAGGGCGCCATCACCTGGCACCACTATGCGCTGAAATACGGGTTTTATGAGCTGCTTTGCGCCATGGGGGAAGCCATTGTGATAAACAGCAATGTCCGGTTTGGCATTGGCGTGGTGGAAAATGCGTATGATCAACCGCTTATTATCGAGGCGGTGCCGGCATTGAACATGTGGGGTCGTGAAAAGGCCCTTCTCGCCATTGCCAAGAACCATTTTCCCAGGCTGCCCATTCGCGAGGTGGACGCGTTGATTGTCGAGCACATTGGAAAAGATATCAGCGGCGCCGGCATGGACCCGAATGTGACCGGCAGAAGTCTTGATCTAAAGGAAAGCGATTTTTCACAGGACTTTAACGCAATGCGCATTGCCATATTGAACCTGACGGTAAATACCGATGGAAACGCCATCGGGTTGGGCCATGCGGACTTTATCACCGAAAAGGTCTTTGCGCACCTTGATTACGAAAAAACCGTTCTGAATGCATTAACCAGCAATTCAATACGAAAAGCGTTTATTCCGGTTCGCCTGCCCACGGACGAAAAGGCCATACAAGCTTGCTTTTCAACCCTGGGCCCGATTCCGCCGGAAGCGGTTCGCGCCGTTATCATCCAGAATACGCGTCAGGTATTTGACTTCTGGGCTAGCAGCGCATTGCGACCGGAGCTGGAATCGCTCTCAACCATTCGGTTGTCGAAAGATTTTTTCCTGCGATGGGATGCAGACGGCAACCTTATTCTGCCTCCCCTTGCTTAA
- a CDS encoding vitamin K epoxide reductase family protein, protein MRSRWFVAMVVFLILGCGDSVYLIYHHYQVNLSEHATTSFCVINDVIDCDRVAKGFGSTLFGIPVATLGMFAYVFLLIAFLAERVMRPTLYPHLYCIISLIVTVMVIFAAYEAFVSFVIIKAVCIMCVALYILTILMMIACRRALTTLNGKIIKTLYHLFVPQILWPYVIRLAMVLLISGMLTGLIAYGTDRYLVSHFMPPAQDMFFTPTE, encoded by the coding sequence TTGCGGTCCAGATGGTTTGTGGCGATGGTTGTTTTTTTAATCCTCGGTTGCGGTGACTCTGTTTATCTGATTTATCATCATTACCAAGTTAACCTTTCAGAGCATGCGACGACGAGCTTTTGCGTTATCAACGATGTAATTGACTGCGACCGGGTGGCAAAAGGGTTTGGATCGACTCTTTTCGGCATTCCCGTTGCAACACTGGGGATGTTCGCCTATGTGTTTCTGCTGATTGCTTTTTTAGCGGAAAGGGTGATGCGACCTACCCTTTACCCCCACTTGTACTGCATTATTTCTTTAATTGTAACCGTCATGGTGATATTTGCCGCTTATGAGGCGTTTGTATCTTTTGTGATCATAAAAGCGGTATGCATCATGTGCGTTGCGCTCTATATTCTTACCATACTGATGATGATTGCCTGCAGGCGGGCGTTGACGACGTTAAACGGGAAAATAATCAAGACGCTTTATCATCTTTTTGTTCCGCAGATTTTATGGCCGTACGTGATTCGATTGGCAATGGTGCTATTGATCTCCGGCATGCTGACCGGGCTGATTGCCTATGGAACGGATCGATATTTGGTCAGTCATTTCATGCCGCCGGCACAGGATATGTTTTTCACGCCGACCGAGTAA
- a CDS encoding cyclic 2,3-diphosphoglycerate synthase, translated as MLKRKILILGAAGRDFHNFNVCYRGDNNVHVVGFTAAQIPDIADRRYPAALAGPLYPKGIPIYPETKLVQLIKDHHVDECIFSYSDVSNQYVMNLSAIVNAAGAGFVLPGPGKTQIKSTKPVISVGAVRTGCGKSQTARRIIEILMAKDLKVVAIRHPMPYGDLAAQIVQRFASLEDIDKHHCTVEEMEEYEPHVVRGNVIYAGVDYEAVVRAAEQDSAGCDIIVWDGGNNDIPFLQSDLHVTVVDPHRPGHECTYFPGNANLRMADVVVINKMDSADAAGIDTVRRHIAELNPRAIVVDAASALIMQDPLMVKGKKVLVVEDGPTLTHGEMKIGAGTVAAKKYGAAVLVDPRPFTVGRLSQTFQIYPGIGCVLPAMGYGPEQLKDLETTINRTACDAVVIGTPIDLTRIININNPSTRVFYSLQEIGQPDMDMVLSGFLARRNFRVSL; from the coding sequence ATGTTAAAGCGCAAGATTCTGATTTTGGGCGCGGCAGGCAGGGATTTTCATAATTTCAATGTGTGCTATCGAGGGGATAACAATGTTCATGTCGTGGGATTTACAGCCGCGCAGATTCCCGACATTGCAGATCGAAGATACCCGGCTGCGCTGGCGGGACCGCTTTATCCGAAAGGCATACCGATTTATCCGGAAACCAAGCTGGTGCAGCTCATTAAAGACCATCATGTGGATGAGTGCATTTTTTCCTACAGCGATGTGTCCAATCAATATGTCATGAACTTAAGCGCCATTGTCAATGCGGCGGGCGCCGGTTTTGTGCTCCCGGGACCGGGGAAAACGCAAATCAAAAGCACCAAACCGGTCATTTCCGTCGGCGCGGTCCGGACCGGTTGCGGCAAAAGCCAAACCGCCCGGCGTATCATTGAGATTTTAATGGCCAAGGACTTAAAGGTCGTGGCCATTCGCCATCCCATGCCCTATGGTGACCTGGCCGCCCAAATTGTCCAGCGATTTGCCAGCCTGGAAGACATTGACAAACACCATTGCACGGTTGAGGAAATGGAAGAATATGAACCGCATGTGGTTCGCGGAAATGTCATCTACGCTGGAGTCGATTACGAAGCGGTTGTCCGCGCCGCGGAACAGGATAGTGCCGGCTGTGATATCATCGTGTGGGACGGCGGCAACAATGACATTCCCTTTCTGCAATCCGATCTTCATGTCACGGTCGTGGACCCCCACCGGCCAGGGCATGAATGCACCTATTTTCCTGGAAATGCCAATCTGCGAATGGCCGATGTGGTGGTGATCAACAAAATGGATAGCGCGGATGCCGCAGGCATCGACACGGTTCGACGCCATATTGCCGAGTTGAACCCGAGAGCGATTGTGGTGGATGCTGCCTCTGCGCTGATAATGCAAGACCCGCTGATGGTGAAAGGGAAAAAAGTGCTGGTTGTGGAAGATGGGCCCACCCTGACCCATGGCGAAATGAAGATCGGCGCCGGCACGGTGGCGGCAAAAAAATACGGCGCCGCCGTCCTGGTTGATCCCAGACCGTTCACGGTGGGACGTCTTTCGCAGACGTTTCAAATTTATCCGGGTATCGGGTGCGTACTGCCGGCAATGGGTTATGGCCCCGAACAGCTAAAAGATCTTGAAACCACGATCAACCGTACAGCCTGCGACGCAGTGGTCATCGGTACGCCCATTGATTTAACGCGCATTATCAACATCAACAACCCCAGCACTCGCGTTTTTTACAGCCTGCAGGAAATCGGCCAACCGGATATGGACATGGTGCTGTCGGGGTTTCTGGCGCGCCGAAACTTCCGGGTGAGCCTTTAG
- the pncA gene encoding bifunctional nicotinamidase/pyrazinamidase codes for MKTLIIGDVQNDFMPGGSLAVPAGDAIIAVINRISGKFDLVVAIQDWHPPQHKSFASNHKGRQPFETIDLNGISQTLWPDHCVQGTFGADFHPKLDTRPVEAIFRKGVDPEIDSYSAFYDNQHRRSTGLSGYLREKGVVEIYGCGVAGDICVYYTLKDALKSGFSATLIADAAKPLNEKNYDIAKNDLLRDGCRIMVSRDLG; via the coding sequence ATGAAAACCTTGATTATTGGTGATGTACAAAACGATTTCATGCCCGGCGGGTCTCTGGCCGTGCCCGCAGGAGATGCTATCATCGCGGTGATCAACCGGATTTCGGGAAAATTCGATCTCGTGGTGGCTATTCAGGACTGGCACCCGCCCCAGCACAAAAGCTTCGCCTCAAATCACAAAGGTCGGCAGCCTTTTGAAACCATTGATTTAAACGGCATTTCCCAGACGCTCTGGCCGGACCACTGTGTCCAGGGAACTTTCGGCGCGGACTTTCACCCGAAACTCGATACCCGACCTGTGGAGGCGATCTTTCGCAAGGGCGTCGATCCGGAAATCGATAGCTACAGCGCTTTTTATGACAACCAGCACCGCAGAAGCACCGGACTTTCGGGATACCTCCGGGAGAAGGGGGTTGTTGAGATTTACGGCTGCGGGGTGGCCGGCGATATCTGCGTCTATTATACCCTCAAGGATGCCCTGAAAAGCGGTTTTTCCGCGACGTTGATTGCAGATGCCGCTAAGCCCCTGAATGAAAAAAATTATGACATCGCAAAAAACGACCTTTTGCGCGATGGGTGTCGAATTATGGTATCAAGGGATCTTGGTTGA
- a CDS encoding 2-oxoacid:ferredoxin oxidoreductase subunit beta, producing MAIKNYIRERFFPHIWCPGCGHGTVLNAMLHAFDKLGMSRNEVVMVSGIGCSSRISGYVDVHTLHTLHGRALAFATGVKMSLPKLNVIVPMGDGDALAIGGNHFIHAARRNIDITAIIMNNRTYGMTGGQYSPLTGYGNKATTAPFGVIDQGFDIAKLSEAAGATFVARTTTYHVQQLTEMIQQAILHKGFSVVEVMSQCPTHFGRKNKQGSAVEMMELYKEQTTPIGSRAKQENPALIERGIFVQKELPEYCSEYQKIVDHASKGSTA from the coding sequence ATGGCGATCAAAAATTATATTCGAGAGCGGTTTTTCCCGCATATCTGGTGCCCGGGTTGCGGCCATGGAACCGTATTGAACGCCATGCTGCATGCCTTTGATAAACTTGGCATGAGCCGGAACGAAGTGGTCATGGTTTCGGGAATCGGCTGCTCATCGCGCATTTCGGGATATGTCGATGTTCATACGCTTCATACCCTGCACGGCCGGGCACTGGCCTTTGCCACCGGCGTGAAAATGAGTTTGCCGAAACTGAATGTCATTGTGCCCATGGGCGACGGCGATGCACTGGCCATCGGCGGAAACCATTTTATTCATGCAGCCCGCCGCAATATCGACATCACGGCCATTATCATGAATAACCGCACTTACGGCATGACCGGCGGCCAGTACTCCCCTTTGACCGGTTATGGAAACAAGGCCACAACGGCTCCCTTCGGGGTCATTGACCAGGGCTTTGATATTGCTAAACTCAGCGAGGCGGCCGGCGCAACCTTTGTTGCCCGTACCACCACCTACCATGTGCAGCAACTGACCGAAATGATTCAGCAGGCGATTTTGCACAAAGGCTTTTCCGTGGTTGAAGTGATGAGTCAGTGCCCCACGCATTTCGGCCGAAAGAACAAGCAGGGGAGTGCCGTGGAGATGATGGAACTGTATAAGGAACAAACCACGCCGATCGGCTCTCGGGCGAAACAGGAAAACCCGGCCCTGATTGAACGGGGCATTTTTGTGCAAAAGGAGTTGCCGGAATATTGCAGCGAATATCAGAAAATCGTAGACCATGCGAGTAAAGGAAGTACGGCATGA
- a CDS encoding Hsp20/alpha crystallin family protein — translation MTTDTKELQAKEKQELASVAEQTKPGLVFTPDVDIYETDHALKLVADMPGVTPETLNIDLRDNVLTITGDSPPLGGAEEKAVLVEYNTGTYYRQFTLSEIINQDKIDAQLNDGVLSLTLPKVEKAAPRKIAVTAQ, via the coding sequence ATGACTACCGATACCAAAGAGCTTCAGGCAAAGGAAAAACAAGAACTGGCATCTGTTGCGGAGCAGACCAAGCCCGGGCTTGTGTTTACGCCAGATGTGGATATTTATGAAACCGACCACGCACTGAAACTGGTGGCGGATATGCCGGGTGTCACGCCCGAAACGCTGAACATCGACCTTCGGGACAATGTGCTGACCATTACCGGGGACAGCCCCCCGCTCGGCGGTGCGGAAGAAAAGGCGGTTCTGGTGGAATATAACACCGGTACCTATTACAGGCAGTTTACCCTTTCAGAAATTATCAACCAGGACAAAATCGACGCCCAGTTAAATGATGGCGTGTTGAGCCTGACCCTGCCGAAGGTTGAAAAGGCCGCACCCCGAAAAATTGCAGTTACTGCTCAGTAA
- a CDS encoding YajD family HNH nuclease, with product MAEVRRNRSELEKTYREKALKLFPKICGRCGREFEGKKLRELTVHHKDHNHDNNPPDGSNWELLCIYCHDNEHSRHEVAEAYDGSTMEKDTLESDSYRPFATLAGLLKNKTEKR from the coding sequence ATTGCCGAGGTGCGGCGTAATCGTAGTGAACTGGAAAAAACATACCGGGAAAAGGCGCTTAAGTTGTTTCCCAAAATTTGCGGTCGCTGCGGCCGCGAATTTGAAGGGAAAAAACTTCGAGAATTAACTGTCCACCATAAAGACCACAACCACGACAACAATCCGCCAGACGGCAGTAATTGGGAATTGTTGTGTATCTATTGCCATGATAATGAGCATTCGCGCCATGAGGTTGCCGAGGCCTATGACGGAAGCACCATGGAGAAAGACACGCTGGAATCCGATAGCTATCGACCTTTCGCGACCCTGGCGGGCTTGTTGAAAAATAAAACGGAAAAAAGATGA
- the argF gene encoding ornithine carbamoyltransferase, whose protein sequence is MAFDLRKRHFLKLLDFTPGEIGALLDLSFNLKRDKRNGNEHRYLKGKNIVLIFEKDSTRTRCAFEVACFDQGARVTYLGPTGNQIGSKESIKDTARVLGRMYDGIEYRGFGQMRVERLAKYAGVPVWNGLTDEFHPTQVMADFMTMRTHCDKPLNRIRFAFMGDARNNVANSLLIGAAKMGMDYRAVAPRTLQPDKKLVKTALDIAKETGARITITDDPDTGVKDCDFLYTDVWVSMGEPAAVWEERIRLLTPYQINDAAMEKTGNPNVKFLHCLPAFHNRETTVGEDIYQKYGLSAMEVTNSVFESPASLVWDEAENRLHTIKAVIIATIGDELI, encoded by the coding sequence ATGGCTTTTGATTTGAGGAAGAGACATTTCCTGAAACTTCTCGATTTTACCCCGGGGGAAATTGGCGCCTTACTCGATCTTTCTTTTAACTTAAAACGGGACAAACGCAATGGAAATGAGCACCGGTATCTGAAGGGGAAAAACATCGTGCTCATATTTGAAAAAGATTCCACCCGGACCCGCTGTGCGTTTGAAGTTGCCTGTTTTGATCAAGGCGCCCGTGTTACTTATCTGGGGCCCACCGGCAATCAGATTGGCAGTAAGGAATCCATTAAAGACACCGCGCGGGTGCTGGGCCGCATGTATGACGGCATCGAATATCGCGGATTTGGACAGATGCGCGTTGAGAGGCTGGCAAAATATGCCGGTGTGCCGGTTTGGAACGGCCTGACCGATGAATTTCATCCTACGCAGGTGATGGCTGATTTTATGACCATGAGAACGCACTGTGACAAGCCGTTAAATCGCATCCGGTTCGCTTTCATGGGGGATGCCCGCAACAATGTCGCCAATTCGCTTTTGATCGGTGCCGCCAAGATGGGAATGGATTATCGCGCCGTGGCACCCAGGACGTTGCAACCTGATAAGAAATTGGTAAAAACAGCGCTTGATATTGCCAAAGAAACCGGCGCACGCATCACGATCACCGATGATCCGGACACCGGTGTAAAGGATTGTGACTTTCTCTATACGGATGTATGGGTTTCCATGGGGGAGCCGGCGGCGGTTTGGGAGGAACGAATTCGTCTTTTAACACCCTATCAGATCAATGACGCGGCCATGGAAAAAACCGGCAACCCGAACGTAAAATTTTTGCATTGCCTGCCCGCGTTCCACAATCGGGAAACCACTGTCGGCGAAGATATTTATCAAAAGTACGGGCTTTCAGCCATGGAAGTAACCAACTCCGTGTTCGAATCCCCGGCCTCTCTTGTCTGGGACGAAGCGGAAAACCGGCTGCATACCATCAAGGCGGTGATAATAGCCACTATCGGAGATGAGTTGATCTGA
- a CDS encoding 4Fe-4S binding protein, with protein MGKEKLKRHVIERDWCKGCGICVAFCPKQVLALDENEKVTAQRPEACICCRLCELRCPDLAIEIETEPSDHER; from the coding sequence ATGGGGAAAGAAAAACTTAAACGGCATGTCATTGAACGGGACTGGTGCAAGGGGTGCGGAATTTGCGTGGCTTTTTGCCCCAAGCAGGTATTGGCTCTGGATGAAAATGAAAAGGTGACAGCGCAGCGTCCCGAGGCATGCATCTGCTGCCGGTTATGCGAATTAAGATGTCCGGATCTTGCCATTGAAATAGAAACGGAGCCGTCTGATCATGAACGATAA
- a CDS encoding universal stress protein has protein sequence MNFLVGYDNSKATPRALEVAEKYAHAFNAKIHILASTPYGPELEAKEYEETKAALERLKNEFHAEGIDCETHMITRSLSPGEDLVDFARQNQIDKIIIGTRKKSKIGKLLMGSTAQYVILEADCPVIVVK, from the coding sequence ATGAACTTTTTAGTTGGTTATGACAATTCGAAGGCAACTCCTCGCGCCCTTGAAGTGGCGGAAAAGTACGCCCATGCATTTAACGCCAAGATACACATTCTTGCCTCGACACCCTACGGACCGGAATTGGAGGCAAAAGAATATGAAGAAACCAAGGCGGCATTGGAACGACTAAAAAACGAATTCCATGCCGAAGGAATCGACTGTGAGACGCACATGATTACCAGAAGCCTCTCCCCCGGAGAGGATCTCGTTGATTTTGCGAGGCAAAACCAAATAGATAAAATTATTATCGGTACCAGAAAAAAATCCAAGATCGGCAAGTTGCTGATGGGGTCTACCGCTCAATATGTCATTTTGGAAGCCGATTGTCCGGTCATTGTCGTCAAATAG